GAATTGCTCAATAAAGGCTGGGGCATGGTGCAACGCGACGAATTTGTATCTGCTTTCAGCTGGATGCTGGACACCTATGATGAAGATCCCGAAAACTATGCCGCCGATGAATTGCTGTGGAAATACAAATGGATCATCAATGAGCTGTTTTCCAATCCGGACGTAACCCTGGAGCAGATTGGCAATGTACTCGAAGACTTCAAGCGCCGCTTGAAAGAACAGGGCTATGGACTGCGCTCGTACTACAGCAAGCAGCTGCACGAAGCACTGGCACAGGCAGACCAGGAAAAAATCAGGAAATACATCGATTTGGTCAATGCCCATCCTATTGATGAACTCAGCGATTGCAGGGCTTGCGAAATGGATAGCGAAGTGAGCCACCTCATCGAAGAAGGCAATTTTGCTGCCGCTTATGAAAAAGCATTACCCCTTTTGCAAAAACAATACACCTGTGCGCATGTCCCTATTGTTACCTTTTGCCAGTTGTGTTATATGGCGATCAAAAATAACGAGCACGAAAAAGCCGCGGAACTCTTTGCACAGGCCGAAGAAAACCTGCAGGACCGTACCTATGACTCCATGTTAATTACTGCTATCGGATTCCTGATCGTTTATCTTTTCCATACCGATACCGATAAAGGCTGGCATTATTTTGAAAAATATGTACCATGGGCGATGGATTCCAAGAAAAGCCGTGAATTTTTCTTTGCCCTTTATATGACCGAAGCCCTGCAAAAGGAAGATCCAAAAAAGACTGTAACACTGACACTACCGGTAGAGCATCCGCTGTTTACTGCAGATAACCGATATACGGTGCTAAGCCTTCTCGATTTTTACCGTGATAAAGCTACCGAACGCAGCCTTCAGTTTGACCAACGCAACGGAAATACCAATTTTACCACCCAATTGAAAAAAGTGCTTGTCTAAAGCACTTTTTTGCCTCACTAACTTATTTATAGCCCTTAAAACCTGATCATATGGGAATTTTTAAATCATTATTCGGCAAATCAAGCCCCGCTGATTACAACATTACCGGACTTCCTTATGCTACCGAGCAGGAACTGCTCGAGGCTTTTGGAGGCATTGGCTTAGACAAACAACGTGACTTACACGAGCTTATTGGCGAAAGCAACTGGAATATCGATATTCCCAAAGGAGAAATTACATTTGGATCGGTCACATTACCGGTACAGGTATTGGGTTCTTTTTCCCGATCATCAGAAACCTGGCTATGGGGTTGGGCCAATACACAAACTGACATTCCGCCCAAACACCTTGTACAGGCTAAAGCCCTGCAGGATTTTGGCACCCAAAAAAAGATCGATCTCCTGGATATGCCGCAATACAAGGCAGAAATCAATGACCTGCACCGTATCGGGATGATTGCGTCCGGAATTTTTGACTCCGGAGCTTACTACTTAGCCGATTATGGAGAAGGGGTATTGCTGGTCACTTTGGAATTCGATACCAAAACGCTGGACAGTGCGGCGGAACAGCTCCGCATCCTTAGTGTTTTTCCACAGCTTATTTCGCTGTTTGATCTCAATCACCGTACTGCATTACAAAGCTACCTCGAACATAAAGGATATAGCCTTACAGCAGATGAAGCATCGGTAACCGCTACAAAAAACGGACAGCAGATCACCGCTGCATTTGATTCCCAATCCAGAATGACACAACTTAACGGATAATCCTAGACACTAAAAAAACCATGACTTTAGCAAACGCCCTACAACTCATTCCGTCTTTTTGGGATCCCGAAGAGCCGTTTCCTTTTGGAAAAAACGATCACAGTAACCATATCCAAAGGCTTCAAGAAGAATTTAAGGATGACCTTCCCGATAGCCTCCTGGAATACATCCGTACTGCAGTGCCCGATGAAGATGTTGACTTTACCAATGTTGGTAGCACGATTACGCTTTATGGTATTGACCGTTTGAAGTACCTACAACCCGGATACAATTATGACGAAAAGAGCCAATCGCCTATTGAAAGCGACTGGAAAGCCAGTTTTTTCGTTATTGGTGATGAAGATGGCGACCCGATCCTGATCGACCTGCAAGAACCCGAAGACGGGATACTGGTACTGGAACACGGGGCGGGCAGTTGGGAATATGGCGAAAGCCGGGCAGCTACTATCGGGCAATTCCTGCTTTGTAGTGCCGCACAACACCAAATGCTGATGGCCGATGAAGATCCTATCGTAGATGATGAAGATGGCTTCTGCCTGCATCCGGAAGTAGCGAACTGGTATTTCCCAAAAATGAAGGAATGGGCTGGGCATTATTATCCCGAATGGTGTTCTGTTTTTGACAATAGCTAACCGAAAATCCCCTCCTTAATGAACAAATTCCTACCCGCATTAGCCCTGATTATATCCGGTAGTTTAGCCCATGCGCAACAGCAGTTTAGCCTTAGTGGTGGCTCTGCCAATTATGATGCTGTGATTACTGTGGAAAATTGCACAGATGGCACCTGTGAAGGCAAAGGAACGATTGTCCTTACCGACAAACAAACAGGCAAACTATTTCAGGCATTGACGTCCG
The Flavobacterium kingsejongi genome window above contains:
- a CDS encoding SMI1/KNR4 family protein — encoded protein: MTLANALQLIPSFWDPEEPFPFGKNDHSNHIQRLQEEFKDDLPDSLLEYIRTAVPDEDVDFTNVGSTITLYGIDRLKYLQPGYNYDEKSQSPIESDWKASFFVIGDEDGDPILIDLQEPEDGILVLEHGAGSWEYGESRAATIGQFLLCSAAQHQMLMADEDPIVDDEDGFCLHPEVANWYFPKMKEWAGHYYPEWCSVFDNS
- a CDS encoding DUF6882 domain-containing protein; translation: MGIFKSLFGKSSPADYNITGLPYATEQELLEAFGGIGLDKQRDLHELIGESNWNIDIPKGEITFGSVTLPVQVLGSFSRSSETWLWGWANTQTDIPPKHLVQAKALQDFGTQKKIDLLDMPQYKAEINDLHRIGMIASGIFDSGAYYLADYGEGVLLVTLEFDTKTLDSAAEQLRILSVFPQLISLFDLNHRTALQSYLEHKGYSLTADEASVTATKNGQQITAAFDSQSRMTQLNG